In Pecten maximus unplaced genomic scaffold, xPecMax1.1, whole genome shotgun sequence, the following proteins share a genomic window:
- the LOC117320896 gene encoding uncharacterized protein LOC117320896, with protein sequence MQDTVGKYIEDVSSDGSLNELFKFISELNLSKISLNTLGFQYHHCPQQSFLKEVISVSEAELECFGTLLLPHLRHLDLDLSVKTSVAMLTSAVCVMASHQFQPVMTIAQTLKEVPSHLEDVDIHEIPQLYPTQRLTVGGETLEAVDMATLEDGKWINDKVINSFLALKKMEQNTSESNRHIYVLPSYTAVQWDQGHLDHWMFKKVQFSKYTHVFLPICINGNHWVLLVADVKQRLVYVLDSMNGEVGQKWTRMWAEFMANRDRLPDVTEQFGVWNFPEIRSSKQTDSNSCGVFTLMNAECIAKDVPIAVMRQVHCQRYRQYVEASLLNAGAAKSDSKCDMPDCRIPKGHKRWVQCCVCGRWLHTKCCRIPTKAAIVEEYECCFCEAMYR encoded by the exons ATGCAGGACACTGTTGGGAAATACATTGAAGATGTCAGTTCAGATGGCAGTCTGAATGAACTTTTTAAGTTTATAAGTGAACTGAACTTATCAAAGATATCTCTGAACACTTTAGGTTTTCAATATCACCACTGTCCACAACAGAGTTTCTTGAAGGAGGTTATCAGTGTATCGGAGGCAGAGTTAGAGTGCTTTGGTACACTATTGTTACCTCATCTGAGACATTTGGATTTGGACTTGTCAGTGAAAACATCAGTGGCTATGCTTACATCTGCAGTATGTGTTATGGCCAGTCATCAGTTTCAGCCAGTGATGACCATTGCACAAACACTCAAGGAGGTACCAAGCCATCTTGAGGATGTTGACATTCACGAGATCCCACAACTCTACCCAACACAAAGACTCACAGTTGGCGGCGAGACACTAGAGGCGGTGGACATGGCAACTCTAGAGGATGGGAAGTGGATAAACGACAAG GTCATCAACTCCTTCTTGGCACTGAAAAAGATGGAGCAGAACACATCAGAATCAAACAGACACATTTATGTCCTTCCCTCGTACACAGCCGTTCAATGGGATCAAGGTCACCTGGATCACTGGATGTTTAAGAAG gTTCAGTTCTCCAAATACACTCATGTATTCCTGCCAATATGCATCAATGGGAATCACTGGGTGTTGCTGGTTGCAGACGTAAAGCAAAGACTTGTCTACGTTCTGGACTCTATGAATGGGGAGGTTGGTCAGAAATGGACAAGGATGTGGGCAGAATTCATGGCCAATCGGGACAGACTTCCAGATGTTACTGAACAGTTTGGTGTGTGGAACTTCCCGGAGATCAGAAGCAGCAAACAGACCGACAGTAATTCATGCGGTGTGTTCACCCTGATGAATGCGGAATGCATTGCCAAGGATGTTCCCATAGCAGTCATGAGACAAGTGCATTGCCAAAGATATAGACAATATGTTGAGGCATCTTTGCTCAATGCTGGAGCAGCAAAGTCGGACTCTAAGTGTGACATGCCAGATTGTAGGATACCTAAAGGACACAAAAGATGGGTCCAGTGTTGCGTGTGTGGACGTTGGCTCCACACAAAGTGTTGCAGGATTCCGACAAAGGCAGCCATCGTGGAGGAATACGAATGCTGCTTCTGTGAAGCCATGTATAGATAG